One Acidobacteriota bacterium genomic region harbors:
- the ccsA gene encoding cytochrome c biogenesis protein CcsA, with the protein MNRRSIRNGVLLLSAGVLLVLAGSYLGLAVAPAEMYMGDVQRIMYVHVPTAWNAMLALTFALVSAIGWLWTSNPKWDARHEAWIEIGIVLSALLCIQGSIWAKPTWGVWWDWDPRLTTMAVLLFAFIGILTLRRFVEDPMQRATWSAVATIIAYVDVPIVYFSVKWWNSLHQVQSTPETVSSAFHLPLRLNAFGILALMIGLAMLRAELAKRRRAAEYEPLPSPDLRTAGEVTS; encoded by the coding sequence ATGAATCGAAGGTCAATCCGAAACGGGGTTCTTCTCCTTTCCGCGGGCGTTCTCCTCGTCCTCGCCGGGTCGTACCTCGGTCTCGCCGTCGCTCCGGCGGAGATGTACATGGGGGACGTACAGCGCATCATGTACGTCCACGTCCCGACCGCCTGGAACGCGATGCTCGCCCTGACATTCGCGCTGGTCTCGGCGATCGGATGGCTCTGGACCTCGAATCCGAAGTGGGATGCGCGTCACGAAGCGTGGATCGAGATCGGAATCGTCCTCTCCGCGCTCCTCTGCATCCAGGGGTCGATCTGGGCGAAACCGACCTGGGGCGTCTGGTGGGACTGGGACCCGAGGCTCACGACGATGGCCGTGCTTCTCTTCGCCTTCATCGGGATCCTCACGCTCCGCCGCTTCGTCGAGGATCCGATGCAGCGCGCAACCTGGTCGGCGGTCGCGACGATCATCGCGTACGTCGACGTCCCGATCGTCTACTTTTCGGTCAAATGGTGGAACTCGCTCCACCAGGTGCAGTCGACACCGGAAACCGTCTCCAGCGCATTCCATCTCCCCCTTCGCCTCAACGCTTTCGGTATCCTTGCGCTGATGATCGGGCTTGCAATGCTGAGAGCCGAGCTGGCGAAACGCCGGCGTGCCGCGGAATACGAACCGCTCCCGTCACCGGATCTCCGTACGGCCGG
- a CDS encoding heme exporter protein CcmB yields MIFRTLNRELRLQWRSRAAWLAAAAFGVITLLLFSFGVGPRAALLSDLAASFLSLALLLASSLTLAESFQEEIRDGALETMLLLPVTARTIYYGKAISNTLLLCAISLILLPMALVLYDIPGDGLGKVALILFAGSAGLAAPGTLYAAMTAKTRARALILPLLLFPLIVPVLLAMSKAAMLALTGDAMNQLSSWVTLLLIFDAIYWSLCGLLFPRVVDLAAGGSHAANHA; encoded by the coding sequence GTGATCTTCCGGACGCTGAACCGCGAACTCCGACTACAGTGGCGGAGTCGCGCGGCGTGGCTCGCCGCCGCTGCCTTCGGCGTGATTACCCTGCTTCTATTCAGCTTCGGAGTCGGTCCGCGCGCGGCGCTGCTCAGCGACCTCGCCGCATCGTTCCTCTCGCTCGCCCTGCTCCTCGCATCCTCACTCACCCTCGCCGAGAGCTTTCAGGAGGAGATCCGCGATGGAGCGCTCGAGACGATGCTGCTGCTCCCCGTCACGGCCCGCACGATCTACTACGGGAAGGCGATCTCCAACACACTTCTCCTCTGCGCCATCTCGCTCATCCTCCTCCCGATGGCGCTCGTGCTCTACGACATCCCGGGTGACGGGCTCGGCAAGGTCGCACTGATCCTCTTCGCCGGCTCGGCGGGACTCGCCGCCCCCGGCACCCTTTACGCCGCGATGACGGCGAAGACGCGCGCCCGGGCCCTGATCCTTCCGCTTCTTCTCTTTCCGCTCATTGTTCCCGTACTTCTCGCGATGTCGAAGGCCGCGATGCTCGCCCTGACCGGCGATGCGATGAACCAGCTCTCTTCATGGGTCACACTTCTGCTGATATTCGATGCAATTTACTGGTCCCTCTGTGGTTTACTTTTTCCCAGAGTCGTCGACCTCGCCGCGGGCGGATCTCACGCGGCCAATCACGCATGA